In a genomic window of Fusobacterium perfoetens ATCC 29250:
- the nagE gene encoding N-acetylglucosamine-specific PTS transporter subunit IIBC, with the protein MFAYLQKIGKALMVPVAVLPAAAILMGIGYWIDPVGWGGNSQLAAFLIKAGAAIIDNMPILFAVGVAFGLSKDKNGAAALAGLVAFEVVTTLLSIGAVSQMTGVPADQVSPAFGKINNQFVGILCGVIAGELYNKFHNLELPKFLAFFSGKRFVPIITSVVMLIVSFILLYIWPVIYSALVSFGIAIAKLGPLGAGIYGFFNRLLIPVGLHHALNSVFWFNVAGINDIGRFWGDPAAAYAGLPEAIQGSYHVGMYQAGFFPIMMFGLLGACLAFITTAKVENKEKIKSIMLAAGFASFFTGVTEPIEFAFMFVAPPLYLLHAVLTGISVFIAASFDWMAGFGFSAGFVDFFLSLRNPNANNPFMLIILGLVFFVVYFVIFRAVIVKANLRTPGREEDDDTAVINEFKGEATSNVKLATALLPLLGGAENIVVIDNCTTRLRLEVKDSTIVKDKEIKKLVPGVLKPSATTVQVIVGPHVEFVATELKKLV; encoded by the coding sequence ATGTTCGCTTATCTACAAAAAATTGGTAAAGCACTTATGGTTCCAGTAGCAGTTCTTCCAGCTGCGGCTATTCTTATGGGTATTGGTTATTGGATTGACCCTGTTGGTTGGGGAGGAAATAGCCAATTAGCAGCTTTTTTAATTAAAGCAGGAGCAGCTATTATTGATAATATGCCTATATTATTTGCTGTTGGTGTAGCTTTTGGACTTTCAAAAGATAAAAATGGTGCAGCAGCCCTTGCTGGTTTAGTTGCTTTTGAAGTTGTTACTACTTTATTATCTATTGGTGCAGTTTCTCAAATGACAGGAGTACCAGCAGACCAAGTATCACCTGCTTTTGGAAAAATCAATAACCAATTTGTAGGAATTTTATGTGGAGTTATTGCAGGAGAATTATATAATAAATTCCATAATTTAGAACTTCCTAAATTCTTAGCCTTTTTTAGTGGAAAAAGATTTGTGCCAATTATAACATCAGTTGTTATGTTAATTGTTTCATTTATATTATTATATATTTGGCCAGTAATTTATTCAGCACTAGTTTCTTTTGGTATTGCTATTGCAAAATTAGGACCTTTAGGAGCTGGAATTTATGGATTCTTTAATAGATTATTAATACCTGTTGGATTACACCATGCATTAAACTCAGTATTTTGGTTTAACGTTGCTGGAATTAATGATATTGGAAGATTCTGGGGAGATCCTGCTGCAGCATATGCTGGATTACCAGAAGCTATTCAAGGAAGTTATCATGTTGGAATGTATCAAGCAGGATTTTTCCCAATTATGATGTTTGGATTATTAGGAGCATGTTTAGCATTTATAACAACAGCTAAAGTTGAAAATAAGGAAAAAATAAAATCTATCATGTTAGCAGCAGGATTTGCAAGTTTCTTTACAGGAGTAACAGAACCAATTGAATTTGCATTTATGTTTGTTGCACCACCATTATATTTATTACATGCTGTTTTAACAGGAATATCTGTATTTATAGCAGCTTCATTTGATTGGATGGCAGGATTTGGATTTTCTGCAGGATTTGTAGATTTCTTCTTATCTTTACGTAATCCAAATGCAAATAATCCATTTATGTTAATAATATTAGGGTTAGTATTCTTTGTAGTTTATTTTGTAATATTTAGAGCTGTAATAGTTAAAGCAAATTTAAGAACTCCAGGAAGAGAAGAAGATGATGATACTGCAGTAATTAATGAATTTAAAGGAGAAGCAACTTCTAATGTAAAATTAGCAACAGCTTTACTACCATTATTAGGTGGAGCTGAAAATATAGTTGTAATAGATAATTGTACAACAAGATTGAGATTAGAAGTTAAAGATTCAACAATAGTAAAAGATAAAGAAATTAAAAAATTAGTACCAGGAGTATTAAAACCAAGTGCTACAACAGTTCAAGTAATAGTAGGACCTCATGTAGAATTTGTAGCAACAGAATTAAAAAAATTAGTATAA